A region of the Paracoccaceae bacterium genome:
GCTGCCAGCAGCCGTTCGACGCCGCGTTTCAGGTCTGCTGCGCGGGTATCGCCCGAGGCGGGGGCGGCGCCGTCCTCGGCCAGCGGCACAAGGCCGGTGGCCGCGTCAATGACCACGACATCCTCGGGCTGCAGCCCGGCGACGGCCGCGGCGACCAGATGGCGGATCGCCCTGGCGCGGGCAGGCGGCAGGCTGCCGGCCGCCGTCACGGTGACCGAGGCGGTGGGCCGGCGGTCGCGCGCGAAGGGCTGCGCCGGGGCCTGCGCGATATGGACACGGGCGGCGCGAAGCCCCGGCACGCCCAGGATGGTGCGCGCCAGCTCACCCTCCTTCGCGCGCCAGTAGGCGGCATCGAACATCTGCGAGGTCGTGCCGAAGCCGGACAGGCCATCGAGCAGTTCGTACCCTGCACCCCCCGCCGCCGGCAGCCCCTCTGCGGCGAGGGCCAGGCGGAGTTCGTCACGCATCGCGGCGTCGACACGGATCGCATCGCCTTGCACCTGATAGGCCACGCCACGCGCCTCGATCGCCGCCAGCACCTCGCCTGCGACCGCCTGATCGAGCCCGGCGTAGAGCAGCGCCATGCGCGGCGTGCCGGCCGTGCGCGCGAGGCCCAGGATCGCGAGGAACATGCCGAGCGTGGCCACCGCCACCACGGCACGGCGGCGCATGTCGAGTGCTGACCAGGTCGCCATCATGTTCTGCACGACACGTCCCCCTGACCGGGGCAGGACGTGCCCCGGATCACCATCCGCGGGCTTCTGCCCCGCGGGGGCCAGATGTGGACGATCCCGCTTAACAATCGGTTAGTGACCCTCGGTCTATATCTTGCCGTCGAAAGCCGACCGGAGATTCCCATGGCCGTGGTAGAGACGCCGCAGGACGCGCCGCCGCCGAGACGATCCCGCCTGCCGCTGATCGCGGGGCTGGTGCTGGCGCTGGCCCTCGGCGGGGCCGGATTCTACGCAACCTATTCGGGGCTTGTGTTCGGTCACGGCGAGAAGAGCGACGCCAAGGAAAAGCCGGGGGCCCTGCCCGACATCGCCTTTGTTCCTGTCGATCCCGTGGTGATCTCGCTGGGTCCCGGCGCAAGGAACCGCCACCTTCGGATGACCGCGCAGCTTGAGG
Encoded here:
- a CDS encoding flagellar basal body-associated FliL family protein gives rise to the protein MAVVETPQDAPPPRRSRLPLIAGLVLALALGGAGFYATYSGLVFGHGEKSDAKEKPGALPDIAFVPVDPVVISLGPGARNRHLRMTAQLEVAKPHAGEVTLLLPRILDVLNGYLRAIEIAQIEDPAALVRIRAQLLRRIQMVTGEGRVRDLLITEFVLN